GGATGTACTATTAAACCTAAATTGGGGTTATCCGCTAAGAACTACGGTAGAGCAGTTTATGAATGTCTACGTGGCGGGCTTGATTTTACCAAAGATGATGAGAATGTGAACTCCCAACCATTTATGCGCTGGAGAGACCGTTTCTTATTTTGTGCCGAAGCAATTTATAAATCACAGGCTGAAACAGGTGAAATCAAAGGGCATTACTTGAATGCTACTGCAGGTACATGTGAAGAAATGATCAAAAGGGCCGTGTGTGCTAGAGAATTGGGAGTTCCTATCGTAATGCACGACTACTTAACAGGTGGGTTCACTGCAAATACTAGCTTGGCTTGTTGCCGAGATAATGGTCTACTTCTTCACATCCATCGCGCAATGCACGCAGTTATTGATAGACAGAAGAATCATGGTATGCACTTTCGTGTACTAGCTAAAGCTTTACGTATGTCTGGTGGAGATCATATTCACGCTGGTACAGTAGTAGGTAAACTTGAAGGAGAAAGGGACATAACTTTGGGCTTTGTAATCCTCCACGAAAAGTAAGAAATTCCGCATATTTTGACCAATTCAAAGGTAAAAATGGGGTTGCTCCTCAACAAAACTGGGATAAAGTTGAGCCAAAAGATCACGATTCAAGATAAATTCATGGGGAAGTGGGATCTCTTTGGGGTCTACTCCAGCATTTAGAAAGTGGTTTATCGGTAAAGATACATGTACTTGATGCCTGCACTTGAAAGGGACCCAAGCCCCAGTAGCCCTGCTAAATGGTGATTCAACATAGATTCTACATCTTGGAACCAAGCCAAATTTTGGGGCTGCTTTGTGATAATGGAACCAACCGGCAAAAAGCATTAAGGCCGCAAAGACCAATGCACCGATTGCGGTACAATAGAGTTGTAATTCACTAGTTATTCCAGATGCTCGCCAAATCTGAAAAAAACCAGAGGTTATTTGTATTCCTCGGAAACCCCCACCCACATCGCCATTCAAGATTTCTTGGCCCACTATTGGCCAAACCACCTGGGCGCTAGGTCCAATGTGAGTAGGATCGCTGAGCCATGCTTCATAATTGGAAAAACGAGCACCGTGGAAATACACGCTGCTCAGCCAAAGAAAGATGATGGAGAGTTGGCCGAAATGGGCACTAAATATTTTTGCGAAGAGATCCTCCAAATCACTGGTATGGCTATCGAAATCGTGAGCATCGGCATGTAGGTTCCAGATCCAAGTGGTAGTATCGGGTCCCTTAGCTATTGTTCTTGAGAAATGGCCCGGCCTAGCCCATTCCTCGAAAGAAGTTTTTACGGGATCCCTATCTGCCAAAAATTTTTACTTCTGGTTCCGGCGAACGAATAATCATTGAGTCCTCCTTCCGGACAACACATACAGAGACCGCCAACAGTCAGTAATTAGTGAACCTATGAGAGACGCTTATAATTAGTTTTTTCTTCTATCTCTCATCTATCTATCTATTTTTTATCTAtctattttttctttagttATTCACTAGAGCAATTATGATCTGGAAGTCGATCCGGGGCAAGTGTTCGGATCTATTATGACATATCCATGAGGCGCTCAACGGACCTTTTTAATCTTATAAAACCTTTTTCGGACTTTACTTACATTGGTgcaaaacccatttttttgtGCAACCGGTGTAGTGTATTCATATCTCAATTAGAAGTTCCGAGGTGGAGTTTTTTTTGTCTTACATAGATAGAACAAACAATATTACTCTATCCCAAATCACGTGCGCATTCATTACTACGGGATACTCCAGTATCGATAGTTAGTCATTTGAGGgttttattagttttagtttttaagtttttaatagaaatagaagcagaaaatcaaatatatatatttgattttgctATATCTGCGTATTACTTATCCTTACGAAATATCAAACGAAATAGAACGATTTGAGAAAGGATATAATGAAATCTCTTTGATTGGTTTTTCCCAGAGAGAGAATGCTCCGTTTTATTTGACCCATGGGTCCAACAAAAACCAAATCATTACACAATTAACaattccaattaaattaatattttttactatttaaatattcaaattgaatagaaaatcgaatttaataattttaataagtaccgtaatttatttaattaaattaaatattaaataaatggatttaatagaaattaaatagaataagaatagaatttaatagaattctctaatttctaattcaaatttcgaatcctaaaactaaaataataataaataaacagagaGCTCTTGTTCTTATTCGAAACGCCGCGTGATCTTTTAACCAATTCGCGCTTCAATATAATTACCAGGAGTAAGCGCTATAGCCTGTTTCAATACTCAGCGGCTTGATCGAACCAAGCCTCCGCTATTTCAGAATCCCCTGTCGAATGGCCTGTTCTCCCGGTCGAAATAGGCGGTTCAATTCCTTCCCTTAGAACTGCATTTGAGAGTTTCCACCCATACGGCTCGGCAGTCAATTCTTTTGGTGTCCCATTTTTTACCCTACCATATATCCAATTGAATGAGATTTCATAGATCTATCGATTTGTCTCGGGTTAACCAAAAGGGTTAATTACATGAGTTTCAAACtctaatttggattaaattaataataagttttatctttttctcCACCTTCAGAAAATAAAGCATAGGCATTTCGGGGCTGTCGTCCGTTAGATTTTTCTGAAAGGTAACTATCTCGGTTTCATATCATATAGAAATTTATATAGAATCCTTGAAAAAGACTTCTTCCTCATAAAAAAGACTTACTGTCTTTGGGATCTGATGCTACACCGCTGCTCAATAACTTAGGGGATCGGCTCTATTACATAAGTCGATTCCTAATTTTTATCTCATATCATGACATAAATAAGCAGTTCTTATTTATTGTATCGGCTCAAAACCTCGCTAATTGATCTTTACGGCGCTTCCTCTATCAATTAGATCTTTATCCATAGAATAAAGTATCTAGGCATATATATTTCTTCATATTTCGACTTCTATgaagtttctttttttgttacaGCTGATAAAAATCGTTTTTTGGACGATGCAATATGTAGAAAGcctattttttttctagtattttatttactaGCGTGTTTATTTACTAGCGTATTTATTTACTAGCGTATttgctctttctttcctttttttatttctatagtGGAGATAGTCGCACGTAATGACAGATCACAGCCATATTATTAAAAGCTTGTGGTAAGAACGGGTTTCGTTCTAGTGCTCGAAAATAATATTCTAAAGCTTTTGTATGCTCTCCATTACTTGTGTGGATAAGGCCTATGTTATATAGTATATAACTTCGATCATAGGGATCAATTTCTAGTCGCATAGCTTCATAATAATTCTGTAAGGCCTCCGCATAATTTCCTTCGGATTGAGCCGACATCCGTTACGGTCGTCATTCGATTCAAAGAATTCTCCGTTCCAAAACCGTACATGAGATTTTCACCTCATACGGCTCCTCCTTATGTGCATAATGAGAATAATCCATGGAATTAAAAAAGGTCGAAATATTGTCATTATGAACTGAGCGGGCTAATGTTTTACAAGAAATCTCTAGCCAACCCTCTTGCAAAAGATCTTTTCTTACCATCAAGCGTGTTCGTACTAGATAAAAAGTAAACTCCAACAATTTCTTTGTTCTCAACGCCCTTAATTTGTGAATTAGTCACTTCAACAATCTTCGATGGTTATATGGGTATCCAAAGTACGAACAAGATGGATGTTTGTTGTCCCAACCATTTCTCTTAGTTCCGATCCCGATAAAGAAAGGGAATCATTAATAACAAAGTTTTCGTGTTGTTGATTCCTAGGCGTAGTGCTTCTTCCTCTATGCCGCCTATTGGTACTCGTGTAGTAGGGTTGACCCACAATACAGACCCATAGGTGTAACCTTTCGCTCAATACTGAATCAACAATTGAAGCATCTGAGGTTGCATTAATCGGGGATACACGACAGAAGGAATTGCTTTATTTATAAACTTCACCTTCAACAAGCGtagatttcttttttgttttcaatagcCTTTTTTCTATTCTGAATAATGTGTCTTTTTCCTAAGACTGAGAGtggtaaagtaaataaaaaagtaaataataaataaaggaaaatatatataataataatcaaatcgcACCATCTCTGTAATAAGTAAATGCTCTTTTCTCCTGAAGTTGTCGGAATTATTCGTAATAAGATATTGGCTACAATTGAAAAGGtcttatcaataaaatttccatttatCTGCGATCTAGGCATAGGTAGCAATCCattctataacttttcattACCCCTcgtgagaaaataaaatgatctcACAAACAAAGGAAGTGTACAGTAcgaaataacataaaagtagattccattccatttttttcattttcgagCCCGGAGGCTAAagaaaagtgataaaaaagTGATGAaaagttttctattttatagCAAGTTTCTAGTTAGAATTGATATTGTTCGTACCTATCGAACAATCTATTATGAATAACTCGCTATTCGCTCGGGGTATCGGCCATAATAATTATGTAGGAGAGATGGCCGAGTGGTTCAAGGCGTAGCATTGAACTGCTATGTAGACTCTTGTTTACCGAGGGTTCGAATCCTCTTCCGCACCTTCACCTAATTCGCCGATGTAACTGACTACAATGTATCAAATCAATAAGAACATATACTAAAGAATTAGACCCTTCTTTAGTATAGATTTCTATTCCCAATTCCTTTTTAATATGGAATACGTAAAATAGCATACAGGGATGAAAATCTCCTTACGTATCTATCATACATGAATAGAGAAAATCTCCGAATCAAACCCATTCCCTGTCTTCCTTTACTTAACCTTAACTCAGGTGAAAAAGGGCAGAACccttgttttgttattttagttaggTTTAAGTCTGACGAGAATAATATTCTACGACAAgcaattcatttattttcaaacCAACCCATTTCCTATCTATTATTTGATTGACTAACTTTTATATTGTAATGTGAAAGGTCAAATGTTTTGGTAATTCCTCATTGGTGGATGAATCAAGATAATTTTGAATCAGAGTTCTAGATTTTTGTTCATCCCTCGCTGAAATAATATCTCGGGGTTTGCAGCGATAACTTGGTATATCTACTGTACGCCCATTAACTAAAATATGTCTATGGTTAACTAATTGACGGGCTTGAGGAATAGTCGAAGCCATACCCAATCGAAAAAGGATGTTATCCAACCGCATTTCAAGTAATTGTAGTAAAACCTGACCTGTTGACCCTTTGGCTTTTCTGGCAATACGAACGTATTTAAGTAATTGTCGTTCTGTAAGGCCATAATGAAAAcgcaatttttgtttttcttctaaaCGAATACGGTATTGAGATTTTTTACCGGGGCGCGATTGGTTTCTAAGATCGCTTCCGGCTCTAGGCCTTTTACTAGTTAGTCCCGGTAAAGCCCCCAGACGGCGTATTTTTTTGAAACGAGGCCCTCGGTAACGTGACATAAGGACTccttattaatttgaattttattgaaatttcataaacCGAAATTAAAACTGAACTAAATGAAGCGAAATCGACTGAAGGATTGGATTACAAATATTAATGAGATGAATTGGATCAATATCCATACTTTACTTTTTTGTATTGTATATAATGTatacaaaaaatagaaataaaaatatatataataatatataaaaataatatataaatataaaaataactaaaatagttagaatatatatagaataaaatagatataatatataaataaattgaatagaatattaaatatataaataaattaaaccaaaagagTTTCCTTAgagtttccttttttttcttgatttattctgcAAAGATCTAACTCCTCAAATTGATCCCTAATTGGAAGTTTCGACGAGATAATAAACAGATTGTTGACCTttgaaagaaaagggaaaagctTTTCACTGTTTGTTCTTTGATTTCAAAAAACATtctaaattatgtaaaaaggcAAAAGCAAACAAATAGGGAAAGCCGGCTATCGGAATCGAACCGATGACCATCGCATTACAAATGCGATGCTCTAACCTCTGAGCTAAGCGGGctcaaataatagaaatttgGTATTCATAGGGATTCAGCAAACTATTAGGATCTTATCTATTAACTATCTATTAGTTATTcataattaatatgaattattaatatgaattatagactCGAATTTTGAtagaattttttctaatttttaatgccatacttaatataaatatataaatataacatatttaatataataatggtAGATTCAATCTAATATTCAAGCTAATGTTGATAGAATCtaataattaagaatataataattgattttaattttatatatatatatttattatttatctatatatttaatatcttttttatatcttagttatatttcttttatattaatatagtaatataatattactAATATTACTGACTCCATTTTGATTttctagtttattttatattttagtatattttacatctaaattatatagaaaatttttatatagatttCATTTAATCGATcgatttaatagatttaatatagattaaatttatttctatttagttTCGAGTTCTAAATAGAGATAATTAGAGTCAAAATCTttttatgcatttatatattttatgattctaGAAATGAAATGATACGTTATAAGTCTAGATAATTAGAATGAAACTCTTTTTAGActcaaaaatttgaattatctTCGAATTcgaaatagaaatgaatggaataatTAGTTCtagttattaaatataaataattagttCTAGCTAttatactataaaaaaataatttatttcattttaattttaataatgaataaattcaattttcattttgatttttttagttatcTTATTCTTATTATGGTTATATAGGATGGTCTAATAAAAGGAAAGGATaagaatcaaaatgaaattaaagaaaaaaagatgcaACCCATAGAAATGAAATCCAGATCATAATGAGAGactcctttcttttgttttcattcaTAAAGACCGAAGCTAAGACGAAAAAAAGAATCGACCCTTCGAGTATTCCACCAAATTGCCTGAGAAAACTGAGAGTAAGAGGGACATATATATGTTATGGAATACCCATCTATATTGAATTGCGAATacagaaatgataaaatattttccgattggaccaaataaaaattaatatgggtcTCCGATAGAGACGAAAGACgataaacaaacaagaaaatagGTAAAGACCCTTCGATATAAGAATCTGTATCTATATCTACTAAATTCAACGGTTTCGCataaaaagaaagcaaataaataaacgaaagaaaataaacaaatgaaagaagGGGGAAAGGGGGGGAAAGGAGGGAGAAAGGGGAAAGGAGGGGCATCCTAATGAGATCCTAATCTCAAGACACAAAAGGGGATATGGCGAAATTGGTAGACGCTACGGACTTAATTGGATTGAGCCTTGGTATGGAAACCTACTAAGtgataactttcaaattcaGAGAAACCCTGGAATGAAAAATGGGCAATCCTGAGCCAAatcctattattttattattttacgaAAATAAACATGAACAAAGGTTCAGCAAGcgagaataataaaaaaaggaaaggataGGTGCAGAGACTCAATGGAAGCTATTCTAACAAATGGGGTTGACTGTTGGTAAAGGAATCCTTATATCGAATATCGAAACTCTAGAAAGGATGCAAGATATACCTATTTTTTTATAGGTATACTAATGAAAAACTATCTCAAAAAAGACGAACCGAACccgtattttttttatttctattatatg
The Gossypium raimondii isolate GPD5lz unplaced genomic scaffold, ASM2569854v1 Contig00325, whole genome shotgun sequence DNA segment above includes these coding regions:
- the LOC128038882 gene encoding LOW QUALITY PROTEIN: uncharacterized protein LOC128038882 (The sequence of the model RefSeq protein was modified relative to this genomic sequence to represent the inferred CDS: inserted 1 base in 1 codon); protein product: MVSYIGELGEGAEEDSNPRNSFCRVSPINATSDASIVDSVLSERLHLWVCIVGQPYYTSTNRRHRGRSTTPRNQQHENFVINDSXFFIGIGTKRNGWDNKHPSCSYFGYPYNHRRLLK
- the LOC128038875 gene encoding 30S ribosomal protein S4, chloroplastic-like produces the protein MSRYRGPRFKKIRRLGALPGLTSKRPRAGSDLRNQSRPGKKSQYRIRLEEKQKLRFHYGLTERQLLKYVRIARKAKGSTGQVLLQLLEMRLDNILFRLGMASTIPQARQLVNHRHILVNGRTVDIPSYRCKPRDIISARDEQKSRTLIQNYLDSSTNEELPKHLTFHITI